In the genome of Populus alba chromosome 11, ASM523922v2, whole genome shotgun sequence, one region contains:
- the LOC118039693 gene encoding disease resistance protein RPV1-like: MNTSTYWCAVDLENCFILFRSLKSLIFARLEMAAGKYQESYSSRFPNCKYQVFLSFRGEDTRKNFTDHLYTALVQAGIHTFRDDNEIQRGENIDFELQKAIQQSKISIIVFSKDYASSIWCLDELVMIMERKRNADCIVLPVFYDVDPSQVGRQTGSFSAAFVEHEKSFNKEMERVNGWRIALKEVADLAGMVLGDGYEAPFVQSIVEKVLKNLDQKMFHVPPHFIGRDPLVQDINSWLQDGSHDAAIAILYGIGGVGKTAIAKSVYNQNYYKFEGKSFLSNFRSKDIVCLQRQLLSDILNKTVDEINDEDEGILKIKDALCCRRTLIVLDDVDKRDQFNKIVGMQTWLCKGSKIIVTTRNKGLFSANDIEWVRCEVEPLDNKKSLELFSWNAFGRAYPVDGFVEDSWRIVHHCNGLPLALGVIGSSLSGKGREIWESALQQMEIIPNFEVQKVLRISYDYLDGDYPKNLFLDIACFFNGMDVDDAVRILDGLDKGSRFGIDNLIDRCLVEINIDQRLWMHQLVRDMGREIARQESPKCQRIWRHEDAFTVLKGTTDAEKLRGLTIDMHALMKDHYAEVVCTDSMVWRKRRRLNFFKQWLSEFLDGGKLQTDQTSLFPILSADVFRKMPDVKFLQLNYTNFHGSFEHFPKNLIWLCWHGLSSRSIPNHACLEKLVVLDLSRSCLVDAWKGKMVCIDFLPKLKVLDLRHSHDLFRTPDFSGLPALEKLILEDCIRLVQIHESIGDLQRLLILNLRNCTSLTELPEEMSRLNSLQELVLDGCSNLDSLNMELEHQQGRKLLQSDGIVANTVLVVQITFRDGIFNVVVSVFDEDEELRGFHEQEEEDKWLIQNEFVDNFSFKISSSPPAHRICGSNLFISCVTSAYRGFNYVYIEIRNNTSGLSMLRRAVVSSMINKRGVREIQSLLHTKLGGNDPTFDNGDDVSISVRPHGPAIQLRTVGVQWLHEEEGNDIQSKEEVARVEIASRFFRNYYCGFHATVVLGDAKATKF; this comes from the exons ATGAACACTTCAACTTATTGGTGTGCTGTCGATCTTGAaaactgttttattttgttcagaTCTTTGAAAAGTCTTATCTTTGCTAGACTCGAAATGGCTGCTGggaaatatcaagaatcctACTCTTCACGGTTTCCTAATTGTAAATATcaagtgttcttgagttttagaggtgaaGACACCCGCAAGAACTTTACCGATCACCTCTACACGGCTCTGGTTCAAGCAGGGATTCACACAtttagagatgataatgaaattCAGAGAGGAGAGAATATAGATTTCGAGCTCCAGAAGGCAATACAACAATCAAAAATATCGATAATCGTGTTCTCCAAAGACTATGCTTCGTCGATATGGTGCCTCGATGAACTTGTAATGATCATGGAACGTAAGAGGAATGCTGACTGCATAGTTTTGCCAGTATTCTATGATGTGGATCCATCCCAAGTCGGACGTCAAACAGGGAGCTTCTCTGCAGCATTTGTGGAACATGAAAAGAGCTTCAACAAGGAGATGGAGCGGGTGAATGGGTGGAGGATTGCTTTAAAGGAAGTGGCTGATTTAGCTGGAATGGTTCTAGGAGATGG GTACGAGGCACCGTTTGTCCAATCTATTGTGGAGAAGGTCTTAAAGAATTTGGATCAAAAAATGTTTCATGTACCCCCTCatttcattggaagagatccTCTAGTACAAGATATCAACTCATGGTTGCAAGATGGGTCCCATGATGCTGCCATTGCTATACTCTATGGAATTGGTGGAGTTGGAAAGACAGCCATAGCTAAGAGTGTTTATAACCAGAACtattataaatttgaaggaaagagctttctatcaaattttaggTCAAAGGATATAGTTTGCCTACAGAGGCAACTTCTTTCCGACATCCTAAACAAGACTGTTGATGAGataaatgatgaagatgaaggaatTCTGAAGATTAAGGATGCATTATGTTGCCGAAGAACTCTTATTGTTCTAGATGATGTGGACAAAAGGGACCAATTCAATAAAATCGTTGGCATGCAAACTTGGCTTTGTAAAGGAAGTAAGATCATTGTAACAACCAGAAATAAGGGTCTGTTTTCAGCTAATGATATTGAGTGGGTCCGGTGCGAAGTCGAACCTTTGGATAACAAAAAATCGCTTGAGCTTTTCAGTTGGAATGCCTTTGGAAGAGCTTACCCTGTTGATGGTTTTGTAGAAGACTCTTGGAGAATAGTACATCATTGTAATGGACTTCCATTAGCTCTTGGAGTTATTGGCTCTTCATTGTccggaaaaggaagagaaatatGGGAAAGCGCGTTACAACAAATGGAAATTATTCctaattttgaagttcaaaaggtTCTTCGAATAAGTTACGACTATCTTGATGGTGATTATCCGAAGAACTTATTCCTTGATATCGCATGTTTCTTCAATGGAATGGATGTGGATGATGCAGTTAGGATACTAGATGGGCTCGATAAAGGTTCAAGATTTGGGATTGACAATCTCATCGATAGATGTCTTGTTGAAATCAACATTGATCAAAGGTTGTGGATGCATCAACTAGTAAGAGATATGGGAAGGGAAATTGCTCGTCAAGAATCTcccaaatgtcaaagaatatggcGTCACGAGGATGCTTTTACAGTTTTGAAAGGAACTACT GATGCTGAAAAATTGCGGGGCCTTACCATTGACATGCATGCATTAATGAAAGATCATTATGCAGAAGTTGTCTGTACTGATTCAATGGTTTGGCGTAAGCGCCGCAGGCTTAACTTCTTTAAACAATGGCTTTCCGAGTTTTTAGATGGGGGAAAATTACAAACTGACCAAACAAGTTTGTTTCCCATCCTCAGCGCGGATGTTTTTAGAAAGATGCCAGATGTAAAATTTCTCCAACTAAACTACACTAATTTTCATGGAAGTTTCGAGCACTTTcccaagaatttgatatggttATGTTGGCATGGATTGTCTTCGAGATCCATACCAAATCACGCATGCTTGGAGAAGCTGGTGGTTCTTGATCTATCCAGAAGTTGTCTAGTTGATGCTTGGAAGGGAAAAATGGTATGCATCGA ttttcttccaaaattgaaagTTCTTGATCTCCGTCACTCACATGATCTCTTTAGAACCCCAGACTTCTCGGGTCTCCCAGCCCttgaaaagctaatacttgaAGACTGCATCCGTTTGGTTCAAATTCACGAATCTATTGGTGATTTACAAAGATTGTTGATCTTAAATCTAAGAAATTGTACAAGTCTTACGGAGCTTCCAGAAGAAATGAGTAGATTGAATTCACTTCAAGAGCTGGTTTTAGATGGTTGCTCAAATCTTGACAGCCTGAATATGGAGTTAGAGCATCAACAGGGGCGCAAGTTGCTTCAAAGTGATGGAATTGTTGCAA ACACTGTTTTGGTGGTACAGATAACATTTAGGGATGGCATATTCAACGTTGTCGTATCTGTATTTGATGAAGATGAGGAGTTAAGGGGGTTTCATGAGCAGGAAGAAGAGGATAAATGGCTAATTCAGAATGAGTTTGTAGATAACTTCTCATTCAAAATATCCTCATCACCTCCTGCGCACCGGATATGTGGCTCTAATCTGTTCATAAGTTGTGTGACGTCAGCATACCGTGGctttaattatgtttatattGAAATCAGAAACAATACCAGTGGTCTGTCCATGCTTCGTCGAGCCGTAGTCTCCTCTATGATCAACAAGCGTGGTGTTCGTGAAATCCAATCGCTATTGCACACGAAATTAGGGGGCAATGATCCTACATTTGATAATGGTGATGACGTGAGTATTTCAGTTCGTCCACATGGTCCAGCTATCCAATTAAGGACCGTTGGTGTGCAATGGTTGCATGAAGAGGAAGGAAATGATATCCAATCAAAGGAAGAGGTAGCCAGAGTAGAAATAGCTTCtcgtttttttagaaattattattgtggTTTCCATG CAACAGTTGTTCTAGGAGACGCGAAAGCCACAAAGTTCTGA